A segment of the Bacillales bacterium genome:
TTTGACCGATCTTGATTTTGAGTTGGCCGGGAAGTATGACGCCTTTTATAACGAATAAAACTTGTCGATTCAATCGGCAAGTTTTTTTTATTGCTTTCGGGGTTGGATTTATTTTATAATACGTACAAATAAATTTGCACGTTAAGGAATGGTTGCACATGGAGGATATTTATTTTATCGAAACGATCGAGCAGTTGAAAGTCATCAGTGAGCCGTTGCGCATCCAAATTTTATGGGAGCTGGATGAAGGACCGAAAACGGGGAAAATGGTGGCTGATGACTTGGAACTGCCGCCGTCAAAAGTTCGCTATCACATTAAAGAGCTTGAAAAAGCAGGACTCATTCAGCTGGTGAAAACGGAAGAGAAGAACGGGATTTTGCAAAAATTTTATCAGCCGGTTGCCAAGGAAATTTCCTTGGAGAAAATCATTCCGAAAGTGAACAAGCACGTAGAAGGTTACGAAAACCTGTTTCGTGAAAACGGGCTCGTTTTATTGGATAAAACGAAGTCCATCTTGCGTAAAATGGAAGGTTCGAACTTGAAGTTCGATTTCATGTGGTTTGAAGACGTTTGGTTGAATGAAGAAGAATTGTCCGAGTTGAAAGCGAAGATTAAAGAC
Coding sequences within it:
- a CDS encoding winged helix-turn-helix domain-containing protein, giving the protein MEDIYFIETIEQLKVISEPLRIQILWELDEGPKTGKMVADDLELPPSKVRYHIKELEKAGLIQLVKTEEKNGILQKFYQPVAKEISLEKIIPKVNKHVEGYENLFRENGLVLLDKTKSILRKMEGSNLKFDFMWFEDVWLNEEELSELKAKIKDVSNYLRGHRTKRQETERYHISALSFPYPEAEEE